One Nodosilinea sp. FACHB-141 DNA segment encodes these proteins:
- the ribBA gene encoding bifunctional 3,4-dihydroxy-2-butanone-4-phosphate synthase/GTP cyclohydrolase II: protein MPPALRQSPSDLELPSDFQFDSIESALHDLAAGKSIVVVDDENRENEGDVICAAQFATPDIINFMAVEARGLICLAMTGERLDQLDLPLMVSPSAFEDENEQTAFTVSIDAALSWGVTTGISADDRARTIQVAINPNARPQDLRRPGHIFPLRAKDGGVLKRAGHTEAGVDLARLAGLYPAGVICEIQNPDGSMARLPELVSYAKAFGLKLISIADLIHYRLQHERFVQREAVASMPTQFGDFAIYAYRNLLDGSEHVAMVKGDPATFADQSVMVRVHSECLTGDAFGSLRCDCRMQLQAALKMIDAAGRGVVVYLRQEGRGIGLVNKLKAYSLQDMGLDTVEANEKLGLPVDQRNYGIGAQILNDIGVQKFCLITNNPRKIAGIKGYGLDMVSRVPLIIEATAYNSGYLATKAQKLGHLLVQTYLATVAIHWRSGDLPVQDRYQKLEHLRELAHSQGLLLQEEARPVAAALFSQPDLIVNLGLDTLPVEGSEVWYHDCEQPQMNAIATLLDKLAAWPEIDQLAFLISGGSDPFSGLQVGLDRQVFHHDAVPTPETVKPSDLCGSLESQRIYVFSSHIPSD, encoded by the coding sequence ATGCCGCCCGCCCTTCGTCAGTCCCCCTCCGACCTCGAACTGCCCTCCGATTTTCAGTTCGATTCTATTGAGTCGGCGCTCCACGACCTGGCGGCCGGCAAATCAATTGTGGTGGTGGATGACGAAAACCGCGAGAACGAAGGGGACGTGATTTGCGCCGCCCAGTTTGCCACCCCCGACATCATTAACTTCATGGCAGTGGAAGCGCGGGGGCTAATCTGCCTGGCGATGACCGGAGAACGGCTCGACCAGCTGGATCTTCCCCTGATGGTCAGCCCCAGCGCCTTCGAGGACGAAAACGAGCAGACCGCCTTCACCGTCAGCATCGACGCTGCCCTGAGCTGGGGCGTCACCACAGGCATTTCTGCCGACGATCGCGCTCGCACCATTCAAGTTGCCATTAACCCCAATGCTCGCCCCCAAGACCTGCGCCGGCCAGGACACATTTTCCCTTTGCGGGCCAAGGATGGCGGCGTGCTGAAGCGGGCCGGCCATACTGAAGCCGGGGTCGATCTGGCTCGGCTGGCGGGGCTCTACCCCGCCGGGGTGATCTGCGAAATTCAGAACCCGGATGGGTCGATGGCGCGACTGCCCGAGTTAGTCAGCTATGCCAAAGCCTTTGGCCTCAAGCTAATCAGCATTGCTGACTTAATTCACTACCGCTTGCAGCACGAGCGCTTTGTGCAGCGCGAGGCGGTGGCCAGCATGCCCACTCAATTTGGTGACTTTGCCATCTACGCCTACCGTAACTTGCTCGACGGCTCCGAGCATGTGGCCATGGTGAAGGGCGACCCCGCCACCTTTGCCGACCAGTCGGTGATGGTGCGCGTCCACTCTGAGTGCCTGACCGGGGATGCCTTTGGCTCTCTGCGCTGCGACTGCCGCATGCAGCTCCAGGCGGCGCTAAAAATGATCGATGCGGCCGGGCGTGGCGTAGTGGTTTACCTACGCCAGGAGGGGCGCGGCATTGGCCTGGTCAACAAGCTTAAAGCCTACTCGCTGCAAGATATGGGCCTTGACACGGTTGAGGCCAACGAGAAATTGGGCCTGCCCGTAGACCAACGCAACTACGGCATCGGCGCACAAATTCTCAACGACATCGGTGTGCAGAAGTTTTGCCTGATTACCAACAACCCTCGCAAAATTGCGGGTATCAAGGGCTATGGCCTGGATATGGTGAGCCGAGTGCCGCTGATTATTGAGGCTACCGCCTACAACTCGGGCTACTTGGCCACCAAAGCTCAAAAGCTGGGCCACCTGCTGGTGCAGACTTACCTGGCAACGGTGGCTATTCATTGGCGCAGCGGCGACTTGCCGGTGCAGGATCGCTACCAAAAGTTAGAGCACCTGCGCGAACTAGCCCACAGTCAGGGGCTGTTGCTGCAAGAAGAAGCCCGACCGGTAGCGGCAGCACTGTTTAGCCAGCCGGATCTGATTGTGAACCTAGGGCTAGATACCTTGCCTGTGGAGGGGTCTGAGGTGTGGTACCACGACTGTGAGCAGCCACAGATGAATGCGATCGCCACCCTACTCGACAAACTCGCCGCCTGGCCCGAAATTGACCAGCTCGCGTTCCTCATCTCCGGTGGCAGCGACCCTTTCAGTGGCTTGCAGGTGGGCCTCGATCGCCAGGTCTTTCACCACGACGCAGTGCCCACCCCCGAGACTGTCAAACCCTCCGACCTCTGCGGCAGCCTAGAAAGCCAGCGCATATACGTGTTCTCCAGCCACATCCCATCAGATTAG
- a CDS encoding type II toxin-antitoxin system Phd/YefM family antitoxin has protein sequence MDELSILSTFVNDVENLSIAELKPIIKDKQPRPFGLCAGEFTVPADFDAPLPEDLLSAFEGK, from the coding sequence ATAGATGAACTCTCCATTTTGAGTACCTTTGTAAATGACGTTGAAAATTTATCAATCGCAGAACTCAAGCCCATCATCAAAGATAAACAACCACGGCCATTTGGCTTATGTGCGGGAGAATTCACTGTCCCGGCTGATTTTGACGCACCTTTACCCGAAGATCTTCTAAGCGCATTCGAGGGCAAATGA
- a CDS encoding type II toxin-antitoxin system VapC family toxin, with product MRILLDTHIFLWFISGDAQLSISLRDSIRNPDNEVYLSAVSIWEVIVKYQLGKLPLPETPEIYLPKQRDLHQIASLGLNESSVVQLAKLPPLHRDPFDRMLICQALENKLTIATVDTAIRAYAVSTM from the coding sequence ATGAGGATTCTGCTAGACACCCATATTTTTCTATGGTTCATCAGTGGTGATGCTCAGCTTTCGATCAGTCTTCGCGATAGCATTCGCAATCCAGACAACGAAGTCTATCTAAGTGCCGTCTCAATTTGGGAAGTGATTGTGAAGTATCAATTGGGTAAGTTGCCTTTGCCTGAAACACCAGAGATATACCTTCCCAAACAGCGCGATCTTCATCAAATTGCTAGCCTTGGCCTCAACGAGAGTAGTGTGGTTCAGTTAGCTAAATTACCTCCTTTACATCGCGATCCGTTTGACAGAATGTTGATCTGTCAAGCTTTAGAAAATAAACTAACCATTGCTACAGTGGATACTGCAATTCGCGCCTACGCAGTAAGCACCATGTAA